One genomic segment of Hordeum vulgare subsp. vulgare chromosome 2H, MorexV3_pseudomolecules_assembly, whole genome shotgun sequence includes these proteins:
- the LOC123430930 gene encoding beta-fructofuranosidase, insoluble isoenzyme 7-like has protein sequence MAVLSRAACVAFFHLLLVFSSSSSLLVASQAERSDSAPHGAARTAYHFQPAKNWQNDPNGPMYHNGVYHLFYQYNPHGATWGVGNLSWGHSVSGDLVNWADVGNALEPTSPFDANGCWSGSATILPGGVPAILYTGISADGEQVQNVAFPKNASDPLLREWVKPSYNPVIPLPADVPVDFFRDPSTAWLGRDGLWRVAVSAKVGNAVGSTLIYRSKDFRRWDRNAAPLQESRAAGMVECPDLFPVAEPGVEVGLDHAPRTGTGVRHVLKLSAIDTFQDYYAVGRYNDTMDTFVPEEDGDDCRSWRRLDYGHVYASKSFFDARKNRRVLWAWANETDSQADDVARGWSGVQIFPRKVWLDNDGKQLRQWPVEEIKTLRSKRVRLLGAELNSGGVNEIVGVAGTQADVEVVFQIPTLEGAESFEPNWLVDPQRLCGEKGASVPGGVGPFGLLVMASGDLQEHTAVFFRVFRHHDKYKVLMCTDLSRSTTRAGVYKPPYGAFVDMDIEEHGRSISLRTLVDHSVVESFGGGGRTCITARVYPEHAQNGNGHLYVFNNGTGAVKVAKLEAYELATATVNVGDDGLIRMSSMRRGEA, from the exons ATGGCTGTGCTCTCTCGCGCCGCGTGCGTGGCCTTCTTCCATCTCCTCCTTGtcttctcttcgtcttcctctCTCCTGGTTGCTTCCCAAGCGGAGAGATCGGACTCGGCGCCCCATGGCGCTGCCAGGACCGCCTACCACTTCCAGCCCGCCAAGAACTGGCAGAACG ACCCGAATG GTCCCATGTACCACAATGGCGTGTACCACCTGTTCTACCAGTACAACCCGCACGGCGCCACCTGGGGCGTCGGCAACCTCTCCTGGGGCCACTCCGTCTCCGGCGACCTCGTGAACTGGGCCGACGTCGGCAACGCGCTCGAGCCCACATCGCCGTTCGACGCCAACGGCTGCTGGTCGGGCTCAGCGACCATCCTCCCCGGCGGCGTCCCGGCCATCCTCTACACCGGCATCAGCGCCGACGGCGAGCAGGTCCAGAACGTGGCCTTCCCCAAGAACGCGTCCGACCCGCTCCTCCGCGAGTGGGTGAAGCCGAGCTACAACCCCGTCATCCCGCTCCCCGCTGACGTCCCAGTGGATTTCTTCCGCGACCCTTCCACGGCGTGGCTCGGCCGCGACGGTCTGTGGCGCGTCGCCGTCTCCGCCAAGGTCGGTAACGCCGTGGGGTCCACGCTCATCTACCGGAGCAAGGACTTCCGGCGCTGGGACCGGAACGCCGCGCCGCTGCAAGAGTCACGCGCCGCCGGCATGGTGGAGTGCCCGGACCTGTTCCCGGTGGCGGAGCCCGGCGTGGAGGTGGGGCTCGACCACGCGCCGAGGACCGGCACCGGGGTGAGGCACGTGCTGAAGCTGAGCGCGATAGACACGTTCCAGGACTACTATGCGGTCGGGCGTTACAATGACACGATGGACACCTTCGTACCggaggaggacggcgacgacTGCCGGAGCTGGCGCCGCCTCGACTACGGCCACGTGTACGCGTCCAAGTCCTTCTTCGACGCGCGCAAGAACCGGCGCGTGCTCTGGGCGTGGGCCAACGAGACCGACAGCCAGGCCGACGACGTCGCCCGGGGCTGGTCCGGCGTCCAG ATCTTCCCACGGAAGGTTTGGCTGGACAACGACGGGAAGCAGCTAAGGCAATGGCCGGTCGAGGAGATCAAGACGCTGAGGAGCAAACGAGTGCGCTTGCTGGGAGCGGAGCTGAACTCCGGCGGCGTGAACGAGATCGTCGGCGTCGCGGGCACGCAGGCGGACGTGGAGGTGGTCTTCCAGATCCCGACACTGGAGGGAGCCGAGAGCTTCGAGCCCAACTGGCTGGTCGATCCGCAGAGGCTGTGCGGGGAGAAGGGAGCGTCCGTGCCGGGCGGGGTCGGCCCGTTCGGGctgctcgtcatggcctccggcgACCTGCAGGAGCACACCGCCGTCTTCTTCAGGGTGTTCAGGCACCATGACAAGTACAAGGTGCTCATGTGCACCGACCTGAGTAGGTCAACTACGAGAGCCGGGGTGTACAAGCCACCGTACGGGGCTTTCGTGGACATGGACATCGAGGAGCACGGGAGGAGCATCTCGCTCAGAACATTG GTTGACCACTCGGTGGTGGAGAgtttcggcggcggcggccggacgtGCATCACGGCGCGGGTGTACCCTGAGCACGCCCAGAACGGCAACGGCCACCTGTACGTGTTCAACAACGGGACTGGTGCGGTGAAGGTGGCCAAGCTCGAGGCGTACGAGCTGGCGACGGCGACCGTGAACGTTGGGGATGACGGGTTGATTCGGATGAGCTCCATGCGCAGAGGTGAAGCGTAG